Proteins from a genomic interval of Zingiber officinale cultivar Zhangliang chromosome 1B, Zo_v1.1, whole genome shotgun sequence:
- the LOC121982843 gene encoding heat shock cognate 70 kDa protein 2-like, producing MAGKGEGPAIGIDLGTTYSCVGVWQHDRVEIIANDQGNRTTPSYVAFTESERLIGDAAKNQVAMNPINTVFDAKRLIGRRFTDPFVQSDVKLWPFKVISGPGDKPMIVVQHKGEDKQFFAEEISSMVLMKMKEIAEAYLGTVIKNAVVTVPAYFNDSQRQATKDAGVISGLKIMRIINEPTAAAIAYGLDKKATSVGVNNVLIFDLGGGTFDVSLLTIEEGIFEVKATAGDTHLGGEDFDNRMVNHFVQEFKRKNKKDISGNPRALRRLRTSCERAKRTLSSTAQTTIEIDSLYEGIDFYSTITRARFEELNMDLFRTCMEPVDKCLRDAKMDKSTIHDVVLVGGSTRIPKVQQLLQDFFNGKELCKSINPDEAVAYGAAVQAAILSGEGNEKVQDLLLLDVTPLSLGIETVGGVMTVLIPRNTTIPTNKEQVFTTSADNQSVVSIQVYEGERTRTRDNNLLGKFNLSGIPPAPRGVPQFTVCFDVDANGILNVSAEDKTTGQKNKITITNDKGRLSKEDIEKMVQEAEKYKSEDEEHKKKVEAKNALENYAYNMRNTIKGDKIASKLAAADKKKIEDAIEQEIQWLDGNQLAEADEFEDKMKELESICNPIIAQMYQ from the exons ATGGCCGGAAAGGGTGAAGGTCCCGCTATCGGCATTGACCTCGGAACCACCTACTCTTGCGTCGGCGTGTGGCAGCATGATCGCGTCGAGATCATTGCAAACGATCAGGGCAACCGCACCACCCCTTCCTATGTTGCTTTTACGGAGTCCGAGCGTCTCATTGGCGACGCCGCCAAGAACCAGGTGGCCATGAACCCTATTAACACTGTATTTG ATGCAAAGCGGTTGATTGGAAGGAGATTCACTGATCCATTTGTTCAGAGTGACGTCAAGCTCTGGCCGTTCAAGGTTATCTCTGGTCCAGGTGATAAACCCATGATTGTTGTCCAACATAAGGGTGAGGATAAGCAGTTTTTTGCTGAAGAAATTTCTTCCATGGTCTTGATGAAAATGAAGGAAATTGCTGAGGCCTACCTTGGTACTGTTATAAAGAATGCGGTTGTCACGGTCCCTGCTTACTTCAATGACTCACAGCGCCAGGCCACAAAGGATGCTGGTGTCATTTCTGGCCTCAAAATAATGAGGATAATCAATGAGCCAACTGCCGCTGCTATTGCTTATGGTCTTGACAAGAAGGCTACCAGCGTTGGTGTGAATAATGTCTTGATATTTGATCTTGGAGGTGGAACCTTTGATGTCTCTCTTCTTACAATCGAAGAGGGTATTTTTGAGGTCAAGGCTACTGCTGGTGATACTCATCTTGGTGGTGAGGATTTTGATAACCGCATGGTTAACCATTTTGTCCAGGAGTTCAAGAGAAAAAACAAAAAGGATATCAGTGGTAACCCTAGGGCTCTCAGGAGGTTGAGGACATCATGTGAGAGGGCCAAGAGAACACTTTCCTCCACTGCACAGACTACTATTGAAATTGATTCCTTGTATGAAGGCATCGATTTCTACTCCACCATTACAAGAGCCAGGTTTGAGGAACTTAATATGGACTTGTTCAGGACGTGCATGGAGCCAGTGGACAAGTGTTTAAGAGATGCAAAGATGGACAAGAGCACTATTCATGATGTGGTTCTTGTTGGCGGTTCCACTAGAATTCCTAAAGTACAGCAACTGCTGCAGGATTTCTTCAATGGAAAGGAGCTATGCAAAAGTATCAATCCTGATGAGGCTGTTGCCTATGGTGCTGCTGTTCAGGCTGCTATTTTAAGTGGTGAGGGCAATGAGAAGGTTCAGGACTTGCTTCTTCTGGACGTCACACCTCTCTCGCTTGGTATTGAGACTGTAGGAGGAGTCATGACTGTTTTAATCCCAAGGAACACCACCATCCCCACAAATAAAGAGCAGGTCTTCACCACTTCTGCCGACAACCAGTCTGTTGTCTCGATTCAGGTTTATGAGGGTGAGAGGACCCGAACCCGAGACAACAATCTACTTGGAAAGTTTAATCTTTCTGGCATCCCCCCTGCTCCAAGGGGTGTCCCTCAGTTCACAGTGTGCTTTGATGTTGATGCCAACGGTATCTTGAACGTCTCCGCTGAGGATAAGACTACTGGGCAGAAGAACAAGATTACCATCACTAATGACAAAGGCAGGCTCAGCAAGGAGGATATTGAGAAGATGGTGCAGGAAGCTGAGAAGTACAAATCAGAGGACGAGGAGCACaagaagaaggtggaagctaagaATGCTCTGGAGAACTACGCCTACAACATGAGAAATACGATCAAGGGTGATAAGATTGCATCGAAGCTTGCTGCTGCTGACAAGAAGAAGATCGAGGATGCCATCGAGCAGGAAATTCAATGGCTTGATGGCAACCAGTTGGCAGAAGCAGATGAATTCGAGGACAAGATGAAGGAGCTGGAGAGCATTTGCAATCCCATCATTGCCCAGATGTACCAATAG